In the Cyanobacteria bacterium QS_8_64_29 genome, CAAAAAAGATCGGCACGCAGGCATCGACCACCGGCGACAGCACCTCGCGGATCAGGCGCCGGATTTTGCCCTGCAGGACCAAACCGGCCGTGAACGCGCCCAGAATGGGCGAGAGCTGCGCCACGCTCGCCAGCAGTACCAGCAGCAGCGTAAACATCAGCGCGGGGGTAATGATGCGCCCGCGCGTGGTCAGGGCTTGCTCGAGCTGCACCAGCAGTGGCGACACCCAGCGCCCCAAAAACGTGGCGATGGCCAGGCCCAACATCGTGCCCACAATCAGGCGCAGGATGGTCAGACTGGTGAGGGTGCCTTCCTGCTGGATCCCCAGCACCAGCGACAGCAGCAGGATCCCGGTAACGTCATCCAGAACGGCGGCCCCCACAATGATTTGGTTTTCGGTGGAGCGCAGGTAGCCGTTTTGCTGCAACAGCTGCCGCGTCACGCCCAAGCTGGTTACCGTCAGGGCCGCACCGACAAACAGCGCCGTGAGCAGCGGCACGTTCCAGAAGGCATTGAGCGTTAGCGAGCAGCCCAGCAGGGACAGGAAAACGCCCGTCCCGGCAACGGCAATCACCTGCGATCGCTGGGCTAGGACGCGGTTGAGATTGGCCCCCAGCCCCACCTCGAACAGCAGCACCAGCACACCCACATTGGCCAGCTCTTGTAGGAAAGCCCCCTGGAACCGAAACACCTGTTCCAGCAGGGCCGGGTCGCTGGTTTGGTGCAGCCAGGCACTCCAGCGCAGCACCACCGACTCGGTCGCATCGGATCCCAGCTGGGGCAAGGTCACTAACTGTAGCCCCGAGATGCCAATGGTCAGCCCGCCCAAAAGCGTCCCCAGCAGTGCCGGAAACCCCAACCGGCGGGCCAACTCGCCCCCAAGCAGGGCCGTCAGATAGATCGCCGCCAAATCCAGAATGACGGTCGATAGCGACAGCCCCTCCAGCTCGGCGGCGGATGCCGCCATGAATGGGGCTGTCCCAGGCATCCAAGCCGTCATGGGCGCTTGCCAGGCGCGAGCGGGTGGCTGCGCGCGATCGCGGCCGCCAATCGCCCCGATCCTAAACGACTGGCTAGAATGCAGTGCGATGGTTCCAATCCAATCGCGCTGGATTGAAGGCCCCAGCCAGAGCGGGCGCACGCAGCAGCTGATCGCGGCCTTTGGGCAATGGCAGCAGGCGCAGCTGCCGGGCAATGGGGGGCTAGAACCGGCCACTGCGCTGGTTCTGGCTGCCAACGGCGACAACCGGAGCGCGCTCGATGATCGGCTCGCGCTCGCTGCAGGGGGCAACCTGCCAGCCACGGTCAAAACGCCGCTGGGCGTGATCGCCGATGAGGTCTGGCTGTTCTGGCCGCTGCTGTGCCAGCGCTTGCAGCTGCCAGCCCGGTTCCCCATCCGGCTGCGGCCTGAAACCGAGCAGGCCCTGGCCGCGCAGCTCTGGCGGCCCGCGCTGGATCGCCAAGCCCTGCAGCAAGCGGGCATCAGCGAGTTGCGCGCCGTCTGCCGCCTGCTGGATTGGTTGCAGCTGGCTGGGGCCAGCGGAACGCCGCTGGCTGCACTGGGCCAGCGGCTCGAGCTCGAGGGGGGCAGCGAGGCGGCGCAGGCCCTGGGGGAACAGGGCCCCTCGCTGCTGCTGCAGTGGCGCCAGTGGTGCCTGGCGCGCGGCCTGCTCACCTACGGGCTAGCCTACGCGCTCTACAGCGAGCAGCTGCTGCCCGATCCGGACTACCGGCAGCAGCTAGCGCAGCGCTATGGCGCCGTTTTTGCCGACGATGCCGACGACTACCCCGCGATCGCGCGCGATCTGCTCGAGGTATTGCGCGAGGCGGGAGCCCCCCTAACCGCCACCTTCAACCCGGACGGCCAAGTGCGGCTGGGCTTGGGGGCCGATCCGGATTGCCTGGCCGGCCTGCAGGCGTACTGCCGGCGCGAGGCGCTGCCGGAGCCAGGTGATGCCGAGCCCGAGCGGCCCGCCGCCCTCAAGCAATCGGTTGTGGCAGCCGTCCGCAACCCTGGCAGCGCTCAGGCGCTGCCGCCAGCGTTTTGCACCCTCGCCACCACCGCCCGCGCCAGCTTGCTGCGCCAAACCGCC is a window encoding:
- a CDS encoding sodium:proton antiporter; this encodes MTAWMPGTAPFMAASAAELEGLSLSTVILDLAAIYLTALLGGELARRLGFPALLGTLLGGLTIGISGLQLVTLPQLGSDATESVVLRWSAWLHQTSDPALLEQVFRFQGAFLQELANVGVLVLLFEVGLGANLNRVLAQRSQVIAVAGTGVFLSLLGCSLTLNAFWNVPLLTALFVGAALTVTSLGVTRQLLQQNGYLRSTENQIIVGAAVLDDVTGILLLSLVLGIQQEGTLTSLTILRLIVGTMLGLAIATFLGRWVSPLLVQLEQALTTRGRIITPALMFTLLLVLLASVAQLSPILGAFTAGLVLQGKIRRLIREVLSPVVDACVPIFFVYIGTITDLNLLLPWQNAQAWPRLGLLAFLILAAFAVKFASGYALSRHEGINPALVGWGMVPRGEVGLVFAELGLRNDLLDPVLFASLVVLSVVLILATSWGLRWVKPLSAKLP